The following are from one region of the Salvia hispanica cultivar TCC Black 2014 chromosome 1, UniMelb_Shisp_WGS_1.0, whole genome shotgun sequence genome:
- the LOC125202669 gene encoding rust resistance kinase Lr10-like isoform X1: MTQSLDRNKHGDRTIIRRKETSGEIYIYTSQLLSCISHLGPSGGCLLILMLILAVVFGGVIIPLKIMIIIALGACFWTQTTPFVSLGVRFVVGFLCAMGFLIYKFRRRHWSAYEEIESFLQSDNNLSPIRYSYSDIKKMTRNFREKLGEGGFCSVYKGKLQSGHYVTVKLLGKTKINDKDFINDIGTIGRIHYVNVVQLVGYCAERSKRVLILNFMPNGSLEKYIFNPEKASLLDWDMKFKIAVGVARGIQYLHCGCDIKILHFDIEPHNILLDDKFVPKVSDFGLAKLCSVEKDTVLMTAARGTIGYVAPELINRSIGLVSHKADVYSFGMLLMEMAGVNKELRGNKDDSTKYFPDWIYDCINKGKGIVIGEAENNNIDDDNVIGKSVLEKMTIVGLWCIQMNPDNRPLMNTVLEMLEGCVDDLKIPEHPSHLVYEDKSLAADSFGSVSQLDYDNGSVIEISIA, translated from the exons ATGACACAATCTCTAGATAGGAATAAGCATGGCGATCGAACAATcataagaagaaaagaaacaagTGGTGAGATATACATTTATACTTCTCAACTACTTTCTTGTATTTCTCATTTAGGTCCAAGTGGAGGCTGTCTCCTGATTTTAATGCTCATACTTG CTGTTGTTTTTGGTGGGGTAATCATTCCTCTAAAAATCATGATCATCATCGCACTTGGGGCCTGTTTTTGGACTCAAACAACACCTT TTGTTAGCTTGGGAGTAAGATTCGTTGTGGGGTTTCTCTGTGCAATGGGGTTCCTGATTTATAAATTCCGAAGAAGGCATTGGTCTGCGTATGAGGAAATAGAGAGCTTCCTACAAAGTGACAACAATCTATCCCCTATCAGGTACTCCTACTCAGACATAAAGAAGATGACTAGAAATTTCCGAGAAAAACTAGGCGAAGGTGGTTTCTGCTCTGTTTACAAAGGAAAGCTTCAAAGTGGCCATTACGTAACAGTCAAGCTCTTaggaaaaaccaaaataaatgacaaagaTTTCATCAATGACATTGGAACAATTGGGAGGATCCATTATGTCAACGTTGTCCAACTTGTTGGATATTGTGCAGAGAGATCAAAGCGTGTCCTCATTCTCAATTTCATGCCAAATGGCTCTCTTGAAAAGTACATATTCAACCCAGAAAAAGCATCTTTATTGGATTGGGATATGAAATTCAAGATTGCAGTTGGAGTGGCTCGAGGGATTCAGTATTTGCATTGTGGTTGTGATATCAAGATCTTGCATTTTGATATCGAGCCTCACAATATACTTCTTGATGACAAGTTTGTTCCCAAGGTGTCAGATTTCGGGCTAGCAAAGTTATGCTCGGTAGAAAAGGACACAGTGTTGATGACTGCTGCAAGAGGCACTATAGGCTATGTTGCTCCAGAACTCATCAATAGAAGCATTGGCCTAGTGTCTCACAAGGCCGATGTATATAGTTTTGGAATGTTGTTGATGGAGATGGCGGGCGTAAACAAAGAGTTGAGGGGAAACAAAGATGATTCAACCAAGTATTTCCCAGATTGGATATATGATTGTATTAACAAAGGCAAGGGGATTGTAATTGGAGAAGCAGAGAACAACAATATTGATGATGACAATGTGATTGGAAAGAGTGTTCTTGAGAAGATGACAATAGTTGGTCTATGGTGCATACAAATGAATCCAGATAATCGTCCACTAATGAACACTGTGTTGGAGATGTTGGAAGGTTGTGTAGATGATTTGAAGATTCCGGAGCATCCATCTCACTTAGTATACGAGGACAAGAGTCTGGCTGCAGATTCATTTGGTTCTGTATCACAGTTGGATTATGACAATGGTAGTGTCATTGAGATTAGTATAGCTTGA
- the LOC125202669 gene encoding rust resistance kinase Lr10-like isoform X2, giving the protein MTQSLDRNKHGDRTIIRRKETSAVVFGGVIIPLKIMIIIALGACFWTQTTPFVSLGVRFVVGFLCAMGFLIYKFRRRHWSAYEEIESFLQSDNNLSPIRYSYSDIKKMTRNFREKLGEGGFCSVYKGKLQSGHYVTVKLLGKTKINDKDFINDIGTIGRIHYVNVVQLVGYCAERSKRVLILNFMPNGSLEKYIFNPEKASLLDWDMKFKIAVGVARGIQYLHCGCDIKILHFDIEPHNILLDDKFVPKVSDFGLAKLCSVEKDTVLMTAARGTIGYVAPELINRSIGLVSHKADVYSFGMLLMEMAGVNKELRGNKDDSTKYFPDWIYDCINKGKGIVIGEAENNNIDDDNVIGKSVLEKMTIVGLWCIQMNPDNRPLMNTVLEMLEGCVDDLKIPEHPSHLVYEDKSLAADSFGSVSQLDYDNGSVIEISIA; this is encoded by the exons ATGACACAATCTCTAGATAGGAATAAGCATGGCGATCGAACAATcataagaagaaaagaaacaagTG CTGTTGTTTTTGGTGGGGTAATCATTCCTCTAAAAATCATGATCATCATCGCACTTGGGGCCTGTTTTTGGACTCAAACAACACCTT TTGTTAGCTTGGGAGTAAGATTCGTTGTGGGGTTTCTCTGTGCAATGGGGTTCCTGATTTATAAATTCCGAAGAAGGCATTGGTCTGCGTATGAGGAAATAGAGAGCTTCCTACAAAGTGACAACAATCTATCCCCTATCAGGTACTCCTACTCAGACATAAAGAAGATGACTAGAAATTTCCGAGAAAAACTAGGCGAAGGTGGTTTCTGCTCTGTTTACAAAGGAAAGCTTCAAAGTGGCCATTACGTAACAGTCAAGCTCTTaggaaaaaccaaaataaatgacaaagaTTTCATCAATGACATTGGAACAATTGGGAGGATCCATTATGTCAACGTTGTCCAACTTGTTGGATATTGTGCAGAGAGATCAAAGCGTGTCCTCATTCTCAATTTCATGCCAAATGGCTCTCTTGAAAAGTACATATTCAACCCAGAAAAAGCATCTTTATTGGATTGGGATATGAAATTCAAGATTGCAGTTGGAGTGGCTCGAGGGATTCAGTATTTGCATTGTGGTTGTGATATCAAGATCTTGCATTTTGATATCGAGCCTCACAATATACTTCTTGATGACAAGTTTGTTCCCAAGGTGTCAGATTTCGGGCTAGCAAAGTTATGCTCGGTAGAAAAGGACACAGTGTTGATGACTGCTGCAAGAGGCACTATAGGCTATGTTGCTCCAGAACTCATCAATAGAAGCATTGGCCTAGTGTCTCACAAGGCCGATGTATATAGTTTTGGAATGTTGTTGATGGAGATGGCGGGCGTAAACAAAGAGTTGAGGGGAAACAAAGATGATTCAACCAAGTATTTCCCAGATTGGATATATGATTGTATTAACAAAGGCAAGGGGATTGTAATTGGAGAAGCAGAGAACAACAATATTGATGATGACAATGTGATTGGAAAGAGTGTTCTTGAGAAGATGACAATAGTTGGTCTATGGTGCATACAAATGAATCCAGATAATCGTCCACTAATGAACACTGTGTTGGAGATGTTGGAAGGTTGTGTAGATGATTTGAAGATTCCGGAGCATCCATCTCACTTAGTATACGAGGACAAGAGTCTGGCTGCAGATTCATTTGGTTCTGTATCACAGTTGGATTATGACAATGGTAGTGTCATTGAGATTAGTATAGCTTGA
- the LOC125202669 gene encoding rust resistance kinase Lr10-like isoform X3, which produces MLILAVVFGGVIIPLKIMIIIALGACFWTQTTPFVSLGVRFVVGFLCAMGFLIYKFRRRHWSAYEEIESFLQSDNNLSPIRYSYSDIKKMTRNFREKLGEGGFCSVYKGKLQSGHYVTVKLLGKTKINDKDFINDIGTIGRIHYVNVVQLVGYCAERSKRVLILNFMPNGSLEKYIFNPEKASLLDWDMKFKIAVGVARGIQYLHCGCDIKILHFDIEPHNILLDDKFVPKVSDFGLAKLCSVEKDTVLMTAARGTIGYVAPELINRSIGLVSHKADVYSFGMLLMEMAGVNKELRGNKDDSTKYFPDWIYDCINKGKGIVIGEAENNNIDDDNVIGKSVLEKMTIVGLWCIQMNPDNRPLMNTVLEMLEGCVDDLKIPEHPSHLVYEDKSLAADSFGSVSQLDYDNGSVIEISIA; this is translated from the exons ATGCTCATACTTG CTGTTGTTTTTGGTGGGGTAATCATTCCTCTAAAAATCATGATCATCATCGCACTTGGGGCCTGTTTTTGGACTCAAACAACACCTT TTGTTAGCTTGGGAGTAAGATTCGTTGTGGGGTTTCTCTGTGCAATGGGGTTCCTGATTTATAAATTCCGAAGAAGGCATTGGTCTGCGTATGAGGAAATAGAGAGCTTCCTACAAAGTGACAACAATCTATCCCCTATCAGGTACTCCTACTCAGACATAAAGAAGATGACTAGAAATTTCCGAGAAAAACTAGGCGAAGGTGGTTTCTGCTCTGTTTACAAAGGAAAGCTTCAAAGTGGCCATTACGTAACAGTCAAGCTCTTaggaaaaaccaaaataaatgacaaagaTTTCATCAATGACATTGGAACAATTGGGAGGATCCATTATGTCAACGTTGTCCAACTTGTTGGATATTGTGCAGAGAGATCAAAGCGTGTCCTCATTCTCAATTTCATGCCAAATGGCTCTCTTGAAAAGTACATATTCAACCCAGAAAAAGCATCTTTATTGGATTGGGATATGAAATTCAAGATTGCAGTTGGAGTGGCTCGAGGGATTCAGTATTTGCATTGTGGTTGTGATATCAAGATCTTGCATTTTGATATCGAGCCTCACAATATACTTCTTGATGACAAGTTTGTTCCCAAGGTGTCAGATTTCGGGCTAGCAAAGTTATGCTCGGTAGAAAAGGACACAGTGTTGATGACTGCTGCAAGAGGCACTATAGGCTATGTTGCTCCAGAACTCATCAATAGAAGCATTGGCCTAGTGTCTCACAAGGCCGATGTATATAGTTTTGGAATGTTGTTGATGGAGATGGCGGGCGTAAACAAAGAGTTGAGGGGAAACAAAGATGATTCAACCAAGTATTTCCCAGATTGGATATATGATTGTATTAACAAAGGCAAGGGGATTGTAATTGGAGAAGCAGAGAACAACAATATTGATGATGACAATGTGATTGGAAAGAGTGTTCTTGAGAAGATGACAATAGTTGGTCTATGGTGCATACAAATGAATCCAGATAATCGTCCACTAATGAACACTGTGTTGGAGATGTTGGAAGGTTGTGTAGATGATTTGAAGATTCCGGAGCATCCATCTCACTTAGTATACGAGGACAAGAGTCTGGCTGCAGATTCATTTGGTTCTGTATCACAGTTGGATTATGACAATGGTAGTGTCATTGAGATTAGTATAGCTTGA